CTAAAAAGCAGCAACGTGAGTTTTTTATCTCATTAAGGCACTCGATACAAGAACCACGTATATCCGCAGCCTCTTTAGCAGTTGCTGCTTTTGTTCGTGAGCTTCCTAAGGGAAGCTTCGTGCTTTCCTTTCTCCCCTTCCGAGGAGAAATCAACGTAAACCTAGCAAACAGAATTCTTGTTGAAGAATTCTCGTTAGCTCTTCCTCAAATAGACAATAATGAATTGTCTCCGGTACACATTCCCACTATAGAAGTTTTATCTGAACTATCTCATCCCCTACATTTACCACAGTTCAATTTAGAATTTGTTTCTCCCGAACGTATTACTCACGTTCTTGTTCCTGCTTTAGCCTTTGATAATGAGGGTTATCGCCTCGGCTATGGAGGCGGTTATTATGACCGTTGGTTAGCAATGCACCCGCACCTTTTAACCATAGGCGTCGGTTATCTAGAACAAAAAACAGAAGTTCTTCCTAAAGAGCCTCATGATATTCCCGTTGCTAAAATATTTTTGTGCTAGAAAACAACAGACCTCATCACAATCCCTAAAAAGAACTTCTGTTTGTAACTTCTTACTTGCAACCGCGTCTTGTTTTCTTTAATAAATCCGTGAATTGTCAATAACACAATCTGTGTGTATGATGACAATCCACTGTCAAGGTGAACTACGAAGAATCTTTTATGATCTTTATGCCTATATTGATACGAACTCTACAGATACAGAATATGCTACCAACGCCTCTGCTTTCTATCTTGACTGGTGTGAAAAATTGGGTTATCCATACAAATCAAAAAAACAGCCTAACATACATCTATCATCAAAAATGACCACTCTGAAAATCTCTTAGCTAATTCAGAGAAGAAGCTTACCCTTTCTTCTCTAAAAGTCCAAAACTGGTGGACCTGCATAAGAGGTGTGGAAAAAAGGAGCACCTATAATGAATGTACCAGATCGTAAAAAAGCACTAGAAGCGGCTATTGCATATATCGAAAAACAATATGGCTCTGGATCTATCATGAGTCTGGGGAAACACTCAGCAACTCATGAAATTTCCACTATCAAAACGGGAGCTTTATCTTTAGATTTAGCTTTAGGTATTGGGGGTGTTCCAAAAGGCCGTATTGTGGAGATTTTTGGTCCTGAATCTTCCGGGAAAACTACACTAGCTACTCATATTGTTGCTAACGCTCAGAAAATGGGCGGAGTAGCTGCATATATCGATGCTGAACATGCTCTAGATCCTAGCTACGCTTCCCTTATAGGTGCAAATATCAATGACCTAATGATTTCCCAGCCTGACTGTGGTGAAGATGCCCTAAGTATTGCTGAGCTATTAGCAAGATCAGGAGCTGTTGACGTAATCGTAATTGACTCTGTAGCTGCCTTGGTTCCTAAAAGTGAACTCGAAGGAGATATTGGTGATGTGCACGTAGGGTTACAAGCTCGTATGATGTCTCAAGCTTTACGAAAACTTACAGCAACACTAGCACGTAGCCAAACATGCGCGATATTTATTAACCAAATTCGTGAGAAAATAGGAGTTAGCTTCGGCAATCCTGAAACTACTACAGGTGGACGCGCTTTAAAATTCTATTCATCTATACGCATGGATATCCGTCGTATAGGAGCCATAAAAGGCAACGAAAGCTTTGATCTAGGAAACCGTATTAAAGTCAAAGTTGCTAAAAATAAACTAGCACCTCCATTTAGAACCGCGGAATTTGATATTCTCTTTAATGAGGGTATTTCTTCAGCAGGATGCATATTAGATCTCGCTGTAGAACATAATATCGTCGAGAAAAAAGGCTCCTGGTTCAACTATCAAGATCGTAAGTTAGGACAAGGAAGAGAAGCTGTACGCGAAGAACTCAAGAAAAATAAGAAGCTATTTGATGAGTTGGAAAAACGTATTTTTGAGATTACTTCTTCTCCAAAATCAGCTGTTGTAGAAGAAACAAAAGAAGCTCAACCAGCACCTGTAGCCTAAGAAGTCTCTAAACTATTTATAATTTCTGAGAAATTAAGAGATCCCACGATATTCTCGTGGGATTTTTCATTTTTAAAAACGAAGTATTTCTTCGTAAAGTCTTTACAATTTTCTAATCATTAAAAATACTGCTATTTGTAGCTTCTATTTTCCTCATAACGTGATGAGGAAGGATAAGAAGACTATATTAAGAGCCAAAAGAACACTAGAAATTATGGTTTCTAGGATCTCCCTTACAAGGCTTTTCTTAGTCCACAGCAAATGTATAAACCCGAGTATTACGAACAAAAGCAACATTCATGTTAGGGATGGTGCTATTGCGAAATATAAAGATAAAAATAAGAGGTTTTTACCAATGACTATAGAAGAATACAAAACTTCTGAGAACATGCAAAAATTTTTCGATAATCTGAAAGAATTGAAAAAATTTTTAAAAGACCATGCTCACGAGCATCCAAAACTTCAAGAAGCTTTTGACAAGCTACATCAAACTTTTAAAGTCGCTGAATAGGTGTTGCTCTCTTAATTTAGAGGGCAGATTTTCTAACCCTTGAAAATTATGGGTCTACCTATCTCAAGCTTATAAAACAAAGAAATAAAGCCTTTATACCCTCCAATTAGTGAAAGCTGTGGAGGGTATAACCAGTCATTATAATTAGTGACGGCAGCTACAGCAGCAAGAAGATGATTTACAAGAAGACTCTGCAGGTTTTTCTTCTTCTAAGAAAGAGTCTAAAAAGCACCACAAAGCATCACATACTTCTTTAGAGGCTTGTAAGACCTTATCTTGATCGTTATTTCCTAAAACTTCTATCAGCTCACGTTCTTCTCTGGCATGTCTGATATCTACTTCATTATGTACTGTGAAGTATTCATAACCTTGAGGGTCCTTAAAACCAAAATACTGTTTCAATCCGGAAATTTTTGTTGCTGCAACTTCAGGAATTTGGCTTTCATAGGTGTATAGAGCTGAAACACCAGCAGCTAAGGAGTCTCCTGAACACCATCGTAAAAATGTATCTACTTTCTTTTGAGCTGCTGGACCAGGAATATGACTTTCTAGTTCGTCTTCTGTAACACCTAAAGCATAAGCAAAATCTTTCCAAAGATCTATGTGATTAGGGTAACCGTTTTCCTCGTCCATAAGGTTATCAAGAAGCAATTTACGAGCTGCTAAATTATCACAGCGGCTATGCACAGCTGAAAGATAACGAGGAAAAGCTTTAATATGTAAGTAGTAGTCCTTCGCATACACTTGTAACTGTTCTATCGTTAATTTCCCCTCTGACCATCTCATGTAAAAAGGATGATCTAACATCTGTTTTGCTTTGATATTCTTATCTAGTAGATCTAAACATCGTTTCATTAACGCCTCCAAAAGTTAAAAGTGAGTAGATTCCCAGACTACAGAATTCAGTATAGGGCCATATAAATCTTCGGCTTCATCTATACCTAACGAAGATAAATCAGACTGTAGTGTGGGTGAAGAATGAAAAGTAATTTTAGGTGCATTTTCTATGACTGCTATAGGAGTGTGTTCATCTCCCTCGCCCATACAAAGTACGGCAGACACTGATAAAGCATCTAAAAGATTAATATGCGTCATTTGTAAAGGGCGGCCAAAACAATCCGGTTTCCCCACATAACTATATAGAGGAGAAAACCCATACCAGCATAACCCTAAACCTAAAACACCCCGACGCATAGGGGTCGTATGACTATCTACAATAATCACTCCAAGATTATTCAAATGATAAAAACTCTTTAACCAAGCCCCTAGGGCATTGGTAGATGCTAATAAATCCCTCGGGTACAAAACATAATAATCTTGAGCATTAGACTCGTCGATGCCCGCAGAGGGAATTAGAATTCCCTGTTTTTTAGTTAAATATAAATCATGAAGCTCAGAATAAACATAAGCATCAGATTCTTGTTTTATCAAAGTCTCTTTCGTTGTGGTCTTTGTATCAACAACAGCACCTTCACAAAGACTTAAAACCTTTGAGGATAAAGCAATTATAGAATTCTCTGCCAGCAAAGGAAGCGATTCTTCTAAAATTTCATAGAGATTATCGAGCACATGAATTGTGCGTGTGACAATAGGAGAGATTTTCATAATAACAAATTGTTAAACCTTCTTTTTCGTCTAAAACTTTCTTTTTCCATCCCTCTAATAGAAATAATGGGAAAAAAATATCACCCTCATAACACTTTTTGATGTGTGTTATAAAACAACCGCGCAACATATGATTCTCTAAAAATAGAGAAAATATATCCCCACCACCTATAAGAAAAACAGGAAAGGAAAGTTCTAAACTATTAAACTCCTCTAAGGAAGACACCCAGAAGATGTTTCGGGTATCTTCATGATAACTTCTAGAAAAAATTACTACTTGACGATCAGCTGAATACTTGCTGGGAAGAGCTTCCCAAGTCTTTCTTCCCATGATAATAGGTCGTTTCCCTATAACTGTTGAGAAGAAATTAATATCTTCAGGATAACTCCAGGGTAACTTTCCCTGATTTCCTATAACGCCATTAGGATCACAAGCAGCTACCCCAAATATCGTTTTCATATGGAAATTCCAGGCCATGCCGCTGTAGCTAGAACCCTTTGATTAGCCTCTACATCATGCACTCGTAGGTAATTTACCCCGCGCTGCTGCAAAAGCACGGAAAAACACGCCGTTTCCCAATCCCGATCATTAGCATCATATTTCCCTAACAAAGAAAAACACGACTTTCTTGAATGTCCTACCAACGTAGCACAACCCAACTGACGAAACCTATCCATATCACGTAATACATTCAAAGCTTGTATTTGCGTGGTTCCGAAGCCTATACCTGGATCAAAAATAATTTGATCACGACTCAACCCTAAATCAACAAAAGCCTCTATTTGCACCTCTCCCCAGCTTAACAACTGGTTCGCAGCAGATGCTGAAAAAGCTAACGTTTTATCAGGACGTGGAGGAATAGAACACGAGTGATTAACAACTAATAATAAATCTAATTCCTTAGCGACCTCTGCCATTTCTTTGGATCCTCCAGAAACATCATTAATCCATCGAATAGGATAGAGCTCAACGGCCTTCCTAATAATCTCGGGATAAAAAGTATCTATGGAAATATCAGGATATTGCGCAACACGACCAGACCAACGTTCAGAAAGCAGCTTCAAAACAGGCTCAAGACGGGCCCATTCTTGTTCCATGGAAAGCAACTGTTGCACTCTGGGATTAGTCGCTTGACCCCCGAAATCTATGACAGCAGCCCCCTGAGAAAACAATTCTTCAGCGCGAGCAACCGCCTTAGCAGGCTCAAGATATTTTCCCCCATCTGACATAGAGTTATCAGTAACGTTAACAATACCCATCAACATAGTTGCTGGAGAAAACGCGTTGAGGATCATTTCTTGAGGGCAAGGAATAAGATGAGCGATTTCACTAAAGGGCTTCAAATGATATTGCGAACCAGGCTGGGATAACTGCCTAGAAGGGCAAAGTGAAGCTATAAGAGAAAGTAAAAAAGGCCTTTCTAGAATTCTCTCATGGGGAATAATAACATCTCCCTGATTATAGACCTCATCTCCATATAATAGGATGTCTATATCTAAAATCCTAGGAGACCATGGTAAAGCGTGTGGATCTCTACCGAGTTTGTGCTCTATACCTTTTACTTTAGATAACAACTGCTTGGGAGGAAGAGAGGTTCTTCCTATCAACACGGAATTGAAAAAAGGCAAATCCCATTCTTTCGGAGAATCAGGAAACAACAAAGCCTTTGTTTCTAAAATTATAGAGCTCTGCATCCCCTCGATATCTAGCTCTTTTAATAGGGAAAACGCTTTCCGAAAATTTTCAAAGCGGTTTCCAAGATTAGACCCTAAGGAAAGGCAAATAAAATTTGAAGTTGTCATATCAAGATTTCCCTACTTATTTTAAAGCGAATGGGCTTCAACAAGTTAGGAACAGGGGGACGTTCTTTTAGAACTTCCAACTCTATTTTAGAAACCTTGCCCTTTAACCTTGTCTCTAAAGCATCCATTAAAAGCTTAGACAAATGCTCTACTAAAGCACAAGGCTTACTGCAAGCAACCTCTTCTATTAGAGAAGTTATCTCAACGTAACAGCAGGCGTCGTTAAGATCATCCGAAACACAAACATGGGGCTCTGTAAAGAAAAAAAGAGTCACCGAAACTAAAATGGGCTGCGGGAAATGACGCTCTTCCTTAGAGCATCCTAGTCGCACCCATACACGAAAATCTGGTATTACTAATTGATAAGATTCTGCGACAACACCTAAAAATTACGATATATTCCCTTTAACCCTTGCTATTCTTCACCTTACCTGAACCTGTCTTCTCTTCTTCCAAAAGATCAAGGAAAGCTCGCAACTGCTTAGAACGAATCGGGTGGCGCATTTTTCTCAATGCTTTTGCCTCAATCTGACGAATACGTTCTCGAGTTACATTAAAAGCGGAACCAACCTCTTCCAATGTCTTAGGCTTTCCATCAAGAAGACCAAAACGATGAATCAACACAAATCTTTCACGATCCGTAAGTGTCTTTAAGACTTCTTTCATCTTATCTTTTAGCATGGAGTATCCCGTAGCTTCCGCAGGGGATTCCACACCTGTGTCCTCTAAGAAATCACCGAAGGAGCTTTCACCTCCCTCACCAACTTCTGCCTGTAAAGAAATAGGATGCTGGGCAATCTTATAAATTTCCCGCACCCGATCTGGGGTTAACCCTAATTCCTCGGCCAATTCCTCTGGAGTGGGCTCTTTGCCAGTTTCCATCATCAACTTCTTGGCACCACGAAGAACTTTATTAATAGTTTCAATCATATGCACAGGAATACGAATCGTTCGTGCCTGATCAGCAATGGCACGTGTAACTGCCTGACGAATCCACCAGGTGGCATAAGTAGAAAACTTGTATCCTCTGCGATATTCAAATTTTTCTACAGCCTTCATCAAACCCATATTACCTTCTTGAATTAGATCTAAAAAGGATAGGCCTCGGTTTGTATATTTTTTAGCTATGGAAATTACTAAACGAAGGTTAGACTCCACCATTTCCTTTTTGGCTTCTTGGCTTTTGTCCATCCAACGTTGCAACATACGCACGTCTTTTTTAAATTCTTCGAGCGTTCTTCCTGCAGCAACTTCTCGTTTGTGTAATCTACGCTTAGCTGCATCTAACTTTGCAGCCGCAAACTTATTCCTTTCAGCACGAACCTTCAAATCATTAATTTGCTGCTCTAGCTGCAAGAAAGAATCGTACGCCTTAAAAACAACTTCACCAAAATCTTCCGTAACATTGTGACGGCAGTGAAAACAACGCAGGTATGCTTGCGTACGAATACGACATTTTTCCAAATTATCGTTTAACTTCGCAATTTCCGGCTTCGATAGATTGTTCTGTTTCAACGATAAGAGTAGGGATTCTAAGTACACATCTTCTTCCTTAAGCAAAGTAATCAACTTAGGAAGCAATTTCAGGAAATGCGTCTTATCCTCTACTTCTTTTTCTGAAATAATTTTATCAAAGCGCTCCTTCCCATTGATCAAATATTGTGCAATGGAAATAGCTTCTTTTGTTGAATAACGAAAACGTAAAATAATACGTTCGATTTGGACTTGGGCTTTTTCTATTCTCTTAGAAATTTCAACTTCTTCCTCTCGAGTTAACAGAGGTACAGTTCCCATTTCTTTTAAATACATACGTACAGGGTCGTCCGGTGTTCCCTCTGTACGTTTAGCTAAGCCCTCTAGCTCTTTAGCTTCTTTTTTTCTTTCCTTCTGTCTTTCAACATCTGCTTGATTCAGGACCTGGATATCCATTCCCGTAAGAAAAATTAACACCTGATCAATTTGTTCAGGCGTGTCGAAAGACATAGGAAGGATCTCATTGATCTCCTCATAAGTAATAAAGCCCTGATCTTTAGCAAGAGCAACTAGTTCTTCTAGCTTCTTTTGAGCTTCTTCTTCATGAGCCGCTTCCACAGCTTGGCCATTTTGTGTATTCATGAGCATTTAATTTATTGGGTTGCAACAAAATCATAGGGCCCCAGCCTTTGGGTAACAGTTTAGCCAAAGAAAGATAGGAAATCTAGGGATTTTTCATTAGTCTATCCACGAAGGGCATCCGCATGCACTGGATAAAGAACACCCAAGATATGATTACGAAGGGGTCCTTTATTTAAAACAGTTAAACAATAATAAAAAGGAGTCTGACCATGATTTTTTGTTTTAATTATTATTTTTCCTGATCGCTCCTGGCGATCATGTAAACGAAGATCCGCTTCCCACTGGGCTAAACCTGAGACAACAACATCGCCGTCCATGGTTAAAAAATCTTCTACTCCGTATCCCGTCCAAGTTTTAAATAAAGAGTTAGCAAAAACAGCCCGCTTGGACCGAGGTGCGTAAACAAAAAGCATTCCAAGATTTTCTTCCCTTAAACTATCAAATAACTGACGGCATTCTAATGAATAGTTACATATAGAAGATTCTGATCTTATATAACGCGAGGCTGTTAGGGATGAAGCAGCTTCTGCATTTTCTACCCTAAAGGCTATTTTTTTTAACTCTGATAGAAGTTGCTGAGGTAAATCTTTCGCGCTTGCAGCAGCTTTTCTTGGCAAACTTTCTACCATATTAGACTCAAGCTGCAATAAATTGCGAATTTCACACATTAAATCTTGCACCTTGGACTCTAATTTACCAATGTAAACCTGTCGCATATCTAACATGCTATGCTGCTCTTCAAAAGTCGCTTGATACTCTTCATTAAGAACTTGCTGGTAGGCTAAAGCATCTGCCAACTCCCGATTTAGCCGCTGCCCCTCCTCTTCTTTTTCCTTACACTCTTGAAACAAGGCGTCCAATTGGAGCTGCAAGCACTGGTTTTCTTCCTTTAAACGACCTATCACACCTTCTGCTTGCTGAGCCTCAGATTTGGATTTCATAAAAGCACCGCGAGCAAGAAGCAGCTGGTTAAGCAATTTCTGATTCTGAGACTTCAACTGTTGACTTTCATGCTGACGCTCTTCCACAGTTGCGCAAATTTTTCTTAACCCTTCGTCCTTTTCAACAATTTTACGAATTTTCGTTTGCAGCAACTGTCCCGCGGCAGCTTTCAACTGCTTTTCTCTGCGAATAATAGCAAAGACCCAGCCTGCCGAGGAAATAATTGAAAAAATAAAATAGCTATAAACTTTTTGAAAAGCAGAGAAAAAGGGTAGGCAAATAAGGGGAAGAAGAAACGCTGCTAGAGGGAAAAGGTAATTACAGTACCGTAAAAGAGGGTGAAAAAATTTTTTCACGAACGACATAAAAATTCAAATCCTTTGATCGTACCTTTGCAAAAGCTCACGTTTACTGTTAAGATTTGTTTTAGAAAAAGCCAAGAGATTATTTCTAACTTTTATGTTCGCATAAAAGTTTATTTATCTCTCCCATAAAATACCGTCTATTCTCCGTGTTTTTATTTATTTTTATTTCTGAGTTTTTTATAATTCCAAACTTAATTTCAAGCGGCCTGTCACCAAAGTGTGAGTCTTAAATGATTCGTTGGATTTAGGTCCCGCCCGAGAAAATGCCTTAGTTTTGGAGTGATCATGGCACCGAAAAAAACAACTAAGAAAGGTGGTCCAAAAAAACGACCTTCTGCAGAAAAACGTATTCTTACCGCACAAAAGCGTTGTTTGATCAATCAAAGTTTCAAATCCAAAGTTAAAACTTTGATGAAAAAATTCGAAACAGCTTTAAAAACTGGCGATCAAGCTAGCATCACTTCTGGGCTTCAACTGGTTTATAGCGCCACAGATAGAGCTGTAAAAAGAGGAATTTTCAAACATAACAAGGCAGCTCGCATTAAATCACGAGCTACACTAAGAGCTAACTCGAAAATATAACTGAACAATGAGCAGGTAACTTATGAGCGCCCCCTCCCTTCGCAGACTTTGTCCTTTAACGTCTTGTTTAGGATCAAATCCTTTAATAACTTCCGGGCTCAGTAAGTTACGACAAGTATCAACCGATCTCCACGCTAAGCTCTGCCTTGCTGGTGATATGATTGGGTTAATTGGCTCGTCAGCGACAATTGCCAAAGCATCTTCACATCTGCAATCTGGTCTCACTTTTGACAGGCTTTCATCCCTAGAATCTGCTTGCGGAACAGGGATGGGGATAAACAACCTGTTAGATACCGGAGCTTTATTTACGCAGTGCTTAACTGGAACGATGTTCTACGAAGTTAATGGATCTGGCAATTTTGTCGTTAAGACATGCGTCACTCAAAATGAAGATGGAACTACGACAATATCTCATAAGCGCGTGCTGAGATCCCCGCTGGAAATTTCAAGTAAGGTGACACGTTTAGCTTCAAAGGCCATCGGCTCAGTGTGCTTCGCTGATTCAGAATTCAAAATAGGGAAACTCGGTAAACATGCTAAAGGATTAGGTGGTGTTGGCTCCAGCTTATCAATCCTCAGCTCTGTATGCGGCATGGCCGACGATGCCGTGAATATTGCCTCTGCTGTACGCACAAAAGACGCAACTACCGCGGAAGCTATTGCCACATGCCGTAAAACAATTCGAGAGAAAGTATTATCTCTTATTTGCAACTTCTTTGATGCTGTAGCGGAAGTTGTGGGTCTATTTGGAACTTTTGCTCCCGCTTTACTTGGACCTCACGCTTTGCTCATCGTTGGAATTTTCTGGTTACTATCTTCGGCTGCAAACTTCATCCAAGATTTCATTGGCTAGTTCAGCATCTCAAAAAGAAAAGACTACGTCACCCCATAGGTATACTTATGGGGTTTTTTTATAATCTTATTTAAAGTTTCTCCGTCTGCCCACACAGAAACACTATGCTTTGCTCGTGTAATTGCTGTATAGAGAATAGAAACATCAAAAGTTTCACTTCCCCTGGGAATGATAACAATAACATTTTCGTATTCACTTCCCTGACTTTTATGAACTGACATCGCATAGTTATAGGTGTAGTAAGAAAACACTTTAGAATCTATTGCTGGACAATGTTCAAAGAACAGTTTTTGTGTTTTGGGACAAAGAAATCCTGTATCTCCGTTAAACAATCCCCAAGTTTCATAACGATCGGTAATCATAATAGGAATTGGTAGATCAGGATGAGTTTTCTGAATGGAACGAAAAATAAGATCATTTAACTGCAGATAACCCCAGGGTCCATGACGCATAGGAGTCAAAACACATAATTGCGCTCGAGAAGAAGGTGATTTTATAAATGCTTCTTTTATCATAGCAATTGCAGAATGCATGGGGGGCAAAGGAGTAAAGGGAATCGATTGTTTTTCCAGTATTGCCTGGGAAAGATTTTGAATCTGAGTTGTTTTTGCCCTATGTGATATTCGTAAATTTAGGGCTCTTGCAGGGAAACGCTTAATCAAATCTTGAAGAGGATTCCCAGCTCCTACACCTATAGGAGGAAGCTGATTCGCATCCCCTAATATAATTAAATTATCCGCTACTATTCCCTTGTTCAAATGCGTTCCAGACAAGGTGTTCACTAAACTATGAAGAAGATCGAAAGTAACCATAGATCCCTCATCCACTAATAAAAGATCTACAGAACCACTCTGACTATAAACATGTTCTTGTAAAAACCTGTGGATTGTTTGGATATTCACATGATCTTCTGCAATACCATAAGAAGAAAGAATCTGACGAATATGGGAGGTAGCTTTACCTGTTGGAGAAACTATAGCAATACGTATTTTGGGATCACGTTTCAGTAAAGTAAGGATGATCTGTATAGCTAAAAATGTTTTTCCTGTTCCTGGCCCCCCACAAATCAAAGAAAAACACGAACTAAGAGCTTTTTGAAAAACAAAATTTTGTTCTTCGGATAATTTTGGGTTTTCTTCTGCGACGATATTGTATCTAGGCGATGCTTGTGATAATAAAGAAAGCTTCTGAAATAACTTTTCTCGGATAAGATATAAAGAACGTAAGTAAATTTTGTTATTTTCTATAACAAATAAAGAAGAACGAAGCTCCTCAGGCATATCTTTAAAACATTCATAAAAAAGATTTTCTGAAATCCCAGGAATAGAAGGAAACAACCTATCTTTTTCTATAGTAATAAATGGGTAACCACAACGCAAAAGAGCAGAAAAAACAGCCAAAAAAGCAAAAGTTTTCTCTGATGAAGAGACATGCTTTTTGGCAAATGCTAGGTCCAGAGGTAGTATAAGCTGCTGTTGAACGGCATCATAAAGAAGATGGGAAACGTCTAAACTTAATGAAAGCATAGCGACATGCGTTTTTATCCTCTTTTATAACCTGCTCCGAGATCTTTGGATAGATGTTTTTGGCATAGAGCTAGTGCCTTCTGAACCTTCGGATCATATGTACGGTCATGAAGAGGAAGCGATTGTAAACAATCCAAAGCCTCTGAATAACATTTCTTTTCTAAAAGACATAATCCCAGTAAACGATACGTCAAAGGTGAAGGAGAGATTTTCGTAAGCCATAAGCTATAAAGATAACATTTTTTATACTTACCTTGAGAATACAAGAACTCCGCATCTGCTATAAAATTTGCAATATCTTCTTCACATACAGCTATAGGGCTGATCCCAATATCAGCTATAAAATCTTCTAATTTCAATAAGCGAGAAATAGAATGTCCCGATAATAGCTGCTTATGAACCTGCTTAACAAAACGAAAAACAATATTTTCACTTTCTATGTCATAGTTAGTAAATTGCAAAATAACTCTAAGTAAATTTAGGGCTTTATCATCGCAAGTTCCTAATTTCCAAAGTTGCTTTGCTCCTATTATCAAGTATTTTACAAGCTGTTGCTTATCGATATCGTAAGACTGTATTTCTTCCCATAAGTTTAAATATTTTCTTAAGCTTGTATAGTTATCGTCATCATGAGAGATGATGTCCTGCAGGGCTTCTGGAGAAATTATCAACTTCTCGCTTACCCACATGTCAGAGTCTAACCTTTTTAATAAAGAAAGA
This window of the Chlamydia sp. BM-2023 genome carries:
- the recD gene encoding exodeoxyribonuclease V subunit alpha; the protein is MLSLSLDVSHLLYDAVQQQLILPLDLAFAKKHVSSSEKTFAFLAVFSALLRCGYPFITIEKDRLFPSIPGISENLFYECFKDMPEELRSSLFVIENNKIYLRSLYLIREKLFQKLSLLSQASPRYNIVAEENPKLSEEQNFVFQKALSSCFSLICGGPGTGKTFLAIQIILTLLKRDPKIRIAIVSPTGKATSHIRQILSSYGIAEDHVNIQTIHRFLQEHVYSQSGSVDLLLVDEGSMVTFDLLHSLVNTLSGTHLNKGIVADNLIILGDANQLPPIGVGAGNPLQDLIKRFPARALNLRISHRAKTTQIQNLSQAILEKQSIPFTPLPPMHSAIAMIKEAFIKSPSSRAQLCVLTPMRHGPWGYLQLNDLIFRSIQKTHPDLPIPIMITDRYETWGLFNGDTGFLCPKTQKLFFEHCPAIDSKVFSYYTYNYAMSVHKSQGSEYENVIVIIPRGSETFDVSILYTAITRAKHSVSVWADGETLNKIIKKPHKYTYGVT